AGCTCGACCCCGACCGGGACGTACCCCCGCGCTGGGGCGTGACGTTGACGCTCCGAGCGGTAGGACCGCGGGCGTAGCCTGCCACGGCGTCTGGGCGCCGGTGCGCGGGTACGTTCCAGCGGGTCCGCGCCGCCAAGGGACGGGTGCGCGCTGGAAACCTCGAACCCGCGCACATGAATGGCGTCCCGCGCATGCGACCGCCGCCCTTCCCGGACACCGCCGGTGCGCTGCCTGTCCCGGTCAGGGTAGCGGCGGGAGGGCGTGATTGTGGTGGGGGGCAGTTGGCAGGTGACAATTGACAGTTGACAGTTGACAGTTGACAGTTGACAGTTGACAGTTGACAGTTGACAGTTGACAGTTGGCAGTTGACAGTTGACAGTTGACCGCGGGGACGTTGGATTAGATTGAGGGGAGTCAAGTTTTCCGGCCTCCTGGGGGTTGAGCCGCTCGTGTGTGCGGGGTGGTTATAGCGGTGTTGGGTTGGCGTTGCTCCGGGCACACGAATCCGCCGTGGGCGGAATCGCGTGGCACGGGGGGGCATGCGTTGAAAAAGCGAGGAGCGGACTGGATATTCGCCCCTTCAAGTCGATGCATGCCGCGCGCCCCAGCTCGACCCCGACCGGGACGTACCCCCGCGCTGGGGCGTGACGCGTTGACGCTCCGGGCGCCAGTGGACGCGAGGGCGCCTTCTGCAACGTCTGGCTTCTGTGCGGCGGTACGTCCCTTGGCGCCGCCAAGGGACGGGTGCGCGCCGGAAACCTCGAACCCGCGCACATAGACCAGCGTCCCGCGCATGCGACCGCCGCCCTTCCCGGACACCGCCGGTGCGCGCGCCTGTCCCGGTCGGAGGAAATCGGGGACAGCCTCCTATTTTTGTTAACCACATAGAATAAACGACCTATAAGAGATGCGCATCGCCGTGTTTGCCCACCACCGGCCTGTATCCGCTGGATCTGGGGCGGTCGAAGCACCACGACTACTACACCGACGCGACGACCTGGGAGCACGTGTACAACGGCAGCAACATGCTGATCGAGATCATCGCGCCGGACGCCTCGACGTACTTGGAGGCGGCCTGTCCACCCGCGGCGGTCGCTCCGGCCCGCGTTGGCCCCCGCCCGCAGGCCGCTACCGCCGCCAGGCGAGCAACGTCTCGAACAGCTTCTTAACGCGGGGCGTCAGCTTTTTTCGGTTGTAGGCGTCCGCGGCCTTCTTGATGATTTCCGCGCGGGTGGGGTAGGGGTGGATCGTGCGGGCGAGGGATCCAAGCCCCTTGCCGGCCGCCATCACGGCGGTGATTTCCGAGATCATATCGCCGGCGTGCTTGGCGACGAGCGTGGCCCCGAGAATCCGGTCGCGGCCGGCCTCGTGCACGATCCGGAGGTAGCCCTCTTCCTCGCCGTCGACGATGGCGCGGTCCACGGTGTTCAGGGCGACGTGGATGCATTCCGTCCGGATGCCCCGGGCCGCCGCTTCCTCCTCGCTCAGGCCCACGTGCGCGACTTCCGGGTCCGTGTAGGTGCTCCAAGGCAGGATGAGCGCGCTGGCCTTGTCGCGCCCGAAGAAAAGGGCGTTGCGGAGCACGATGCGGGCCTGGGCGTCGGCGGCGTGGGTGAACTTGTAAGCGGATGTGACGTCGCCCGCCGCATAGATGTGGCGGTTGCTCGTGCGGAGAAAATCGTCCACGTGCACCCCCCGCTTCCGGTCGCAGGCGACGCCCGCCGCTTCGAGGTTGAGCGATTCCACGTTGGGCGCGCGCCCCACGCCAATCAGGATTTCGTCGGCGCGGATCTCGTGCGCTTCCCCGTGGCATTCCACCCGCAGGATCCGCTCCGCGCCTTCCCGTCGCACTTCGGCCGCCTTTCCGCCGCACACGATCATGACGCCATCGCGCACGAGGGCGCGGTGCACGATTTCCGCCGCCTCGGCCTCCTCGCGGGGCAGAATCCGCGAATCCGCCTCCAGCAGCGTCACCCGCGCCCCCAGCCGCGCGAAGGCCTGCGCCAGTTCACAGCCGATCGGCCCCGCGCCGACCACGGCGAGGCGGGGGGGAAGCTCGGTGAGCGAGAATATAGTCTCGTTGGTGCGGAATCCCGCCTCGGCGAGGCCCGGAATCGGCGGCGCCGACGCGCGGGCCCCGGTGGCGATCAATGCCTTCGAGAAATGCAGCCGCGCATCGCCCACCTGGATGGACCGGGGCCCGTCGAAGCGCGCCTCGCCAAGAAACACCTCCACGCCGAGCTCGGTGAAGCGCGCGGCGGAGTCGTGGTGGCTCATGCCGGCGCGCAGGCAGCGCATGCGCTCCATGACCGCGCCAAAGTCGACGCGCGGCGGACCTTCGACGACAACGCCAAAGCGTGCGGCATCCCGCACATCGGCCGCGGCCTGCGCACAGCGGATGAGCGCCTTGCTGGGCACACAGCCGACGTTCAGGCAGTCGCCGCCCAGGAGCGATCGCTCGATCAGCGCGACTTTCGCGCCCAGGCCCGCCGCGCCCGCCGCCGCGACAAGCCCCGCGGGACCGCCGCCAATCACCACGAGGTTGTAGCGCCCCGGGGGAACGGGGTTGGTCCAATTCTCCGGGTGGACATGGTCCCGCAGCGCGCGGTTGTGCTCGTCCAGCGGGTGCAGGATCGCGTCAAGTCCCGGCGCATGCGCGGTCGCGTCGTCCAGCGGCGTGTTCACGGAAGGTTCTCCTGGCTGTTCAAGGACCAGTCGTAGTCCTTCCATTCGATCCCGGGGGGCCGGCCCGCTTCCAGCAGCTCCGCCAGTTCCGGCGCGTAGCGCGCCGCATAGGCCAGGACCCCGCCCGCCGCCTGCTCAAAATCGCCGCCGTACCAGTCATAAAGCGGCGTCAGCCGCAGCGTCCCGCCGCCGGGCGCCAGTTCGAACCAGCGCGACCCGTTGGTGTGGACAATGCGCGCCTGATCCTCCAGCTGCTCCCGCAGGCGCGCGCCGGTGTAGGCTTCCCGCCGCAGCGGCGGACAATCCCGGGCGGCGCAGACCAGCGCCCAGTGAATGTTGGGCTCGGCGAATTTGGGCCGGATTTGCTCGTGCTCCAGCTGGTTCAGGCTCCAGGTATGGCCGGCCACATTCCACCGCGCGCCGTCCCAGCGTTGATTCCCCGGAATGTCGCGAATGGATCCGATATCCTTATCCAGCCACTCCACAATCAATTGCAGGGTGAAGGCGTTGTACGCGTTGATGAGCAGGGCCAGCTTCTCGTCGCGTCCCAAATCCTCGAACGGCGCGGCGGCCAGCGAGCGGACATAAGCTTCCAGGGCCTCGGAATCCGCCCGCAGTCCCGCATAATCGACGCCGCCCGCGCGGTTTACATGTTTCTTGAGGAGCGCGTCGAAAGGCGCGTGGTCGAACTCCGCGCCGCCCGCGCCGCCGTCATAGGCCTCGTCCATCGTGACGCCCGGCGGGCCGAACAGCCCCGCGATCCAACGCGGCTGGAAATGGGCGCAGCCGGCGGCGGAAACCACCAAAACCGCCAGCGCGCCGTGCGCCAGCGCGCCGCCCCAGGAATCGCCGGCGCCCCCGGGGGACGCCGGTTCCGAGGCCGCGCGGTCCACGGGCGCGCTTTCGAGGGGCTCCTGCGCCTGGATGGCGCGCCGGGCGAGCTTCGTGATGTACACCGTGGCGGTGATCGTCGCGGCGAGGCCCACGACCATCAACGCCCACTGGCCCGGACCGCGCCCCGAATCCGCGCCGCCCAGCGCCCCCAGGCCCGCCCGGCTGGCGTAGCCGAGGTAGACGAACGTAAACGTGCCGGGAAGGATGGTCACGGCGCTGGTGAGTATGCACGGCCAGAACCGGATTGCCGTGAGGCCGTAGAGGTAGTTCTGCAGGTTGAAGGGGACAGCGGGGGAGAGCCGAAGCAGCGCGACGATCCGCCAGCCGCCTTCGCCCACGGCCCGGTCGATCGCGGCGAAGCGGGGATTGCGCGCGAAGCGCCGCTCCACCGCCGGACGGGCCAGGTAGCGCCCGATCAGGAAGGTCGCCGCCATGCCCAGCGTAGCGCCGGCCACCACCACGAGCGTTCCCGTCCACAGCCCGAAGAGGGCGCCCGCCGCCAGCGAAAGCAACGAGGCCGGCATCATCAGCAACGTCACCGCCACGTAGGCCCCCACGAACGCCACGGGCGCCAGCGCGCCAAGATCTTCGACCCAGGCCGCCAGCGACGACACCGCCTCCGCCGCCGGCAGCAGCCGGAGCAAGGCCAGAACCCCCAGCACAATCAGGACCTGGGAAACCCGCTTCACGCGCCGGGGCGCCCGGGCGCCATCCAT
This is a stretch of genomic DNA from Candidatus Hydrogenedentota bacterium. It encodes these proteins:
- a CDS encoding mercuric reductase, translating into MEGLRLVLEQPGEPSVNTPLDDATAHAPGLDAILHPLDEHNRALRDHVHPENWTNPVPPGRYNLVVIGGGPAGLVAAAGAAGLGAKVALIERSLLGGDCLNVGCVPSKALIRCAQAAADVRDAARFGVVVEGPPRVDFGAVMERMRCLRAGMSHHDSAARFTELGVEVFLGEARFDGPRSIQVGDARLHFSKALIATGARASAPPIPGLAEAGFRTNETIFSLTELPPRLAVVGAGPIGCELAQAFARLGARVTLLEADSRILPREEAEAAEIVHRALVRDGVMIVCGGKAAEVRREGAERILRVECHGEAHEIRADEILIGVGRAPNVESLNLEAAGVACDRKRGVHVDDFLRTSNRHIYAAGDVTSAYKFTHAADAQARIVLRNALFFGRDKASALILPWSTYTDPEVAHVGLSEEEAAARGIRTECIHVALNTVDRAIVDGEEEGYLRIVHEAGRDRILGATLVAKHAGDMISEITAVMAAGKGLGSLARTIHPYPTRAEIIKKAADAYNRKKLTPRVKKLFETLLAWRR
- a CDS encoding VTT domain-containing protein, which encodes MAETMDGARAPRRVKRVSQVLIVLGVLALLRLLPAAEAVSSLAAWVEDLGALAPVAFVGAYVAVTLLMMPASLLSLAAGALFGLWTGTLVVVAGATLGMAATFLIGRYLARPAVERRFARNPRFAAIDRAVGEGGWRIVALLRLSPAVPFNLQNYLYGLTAIRFWPCILTSAVTILPGTFTFVYLGYASRAGLGALGGADSGRGPGQWALMVVGLAATITATVYITKLARRAIQAQEPLESAPVDRAASEPASPGGAGDSWGGALAHGALAVLVVSAAGCAHFQPRWIAGLFGPPGVTMDEAYDGGAGGAEFDHAPFDALLKKHVNRAGGVDYAGLRADSEALEAYVRSLAAAPFEDLGRDEKLALLINAYNAFTLQLIVEWLDKDIGSIRDIPGNQRWDGARWNVAGHTWSLNQLEHEQIRPKFAEPNIHWALVCAARDCPPLRREAYTGARLREQLEDQARIVHTNGSRWFELAPGGGTLRLTPLYDWYGGDFEQAAGGVLAYAARYAPELAELLEAGRPPGIEWKDYDWSLNSQENLP